The following are encoded in a window of Vigna unguiculata cultivar IT97K-499-35 chromosome 8, ASM411807v1, whole genome shotgun sequence genomic DNA:
- the LOC114193658 gene encoding transcription factor bHLH93-like, whose amino-acid sequence MELYDNDFLEESMGLRREPWDTNPCSQENQLFSNAWGFDCFDQNQAFPSNSFSFQEVPQSYNFDYAFNEIYSSLFDEFSAPQIVDSSYNTLEASHSIPSFVPHEDFPLSLMEEEEDPGLLGEELHCLDLQASCKMEPSHSPEMPVFNTDSCVERKNRAKKLQGQPSKNLMAERRRRKRLNDRLSMLRSIVPKISKMDRTAILGDTIDYMKELLEKINTLKQEIELDSNTASIFKDFKPDEILVRNSPKFDVERRNGNTRVEICCAGKPGMLLSTVNTLETLGMEIQQCVISCFNDFTVQASCSEEVQQKKILSAEDIKQALFRSAGYGGRCL is encoded by the exons atgGAACTTTATGATAATGATTTCTTGGAGGAATCAATGGGTCTAAGAAGAGAACCATGGGATACCAATCCATGTTCACAAGAAAACCAGCTTTTTTCTAATGCTTGGGGTTTTGATTGTTTTGATCAAAACCAAGCTTTTCCTTCaaattctttctcttttcaaGAAGTGCCTCAGAGTTACAACTTCGACTATGCCTTCAATGAAATCTATAGTTCCTTGTTTGATGAATTTTCTGCACCCCAGATTGTAGATTCATCTTATAACACCCTTGAGGCTTCACATAGCATCCCTTCATTTGTTCCTCATGAAGATTTTCCATTGTCTttgatggaagaagaagaagatccGGGTTTGCTTGGGGAAGAGCTTCATTGTTTGGACCTTCAAGCCTCATGCAAAATGGAGCCAAGCCATTCCCCTGAAATGCCTGTTTTCAACACAGATTCATGTGTGGAGAGAAAGAATAGGGCAAAGAAGCTTCAGGGGCAGCCTTCCAAGAACCTAATGgcagagagaagaagaagaaagagattaAACGACAGACTCTCCATGCTAAGGTCAATTGTCCCAAAGATAAGTAAG ATGGACAGAACCGCTATTCTTGGAGACACTATTGATTACATGAAAGAGCTCTTGGAAAAGATTAACACTTTGAAGCAAGAAATAGAACTGGATTCCAACACTGCTAGCATTTTCAAGGATTTCAAACCAGATGAAATCTTAGTGAGAAATTCTCCCAAG TTTGATGTGGAGAGGAGAAATGGCAATACAAGGGTGGAGATCTGCTGTGCAGGGAAGCCAGGCATGTTGCTGTCCACAGTAAACACATTGGAAACATTAGGCATGGAGATCCAACAATGTGTTATTAGCTGTTTCAATGATTTCACAGTGCAAGCTTCTTGTTCAGAG GAAGTGCAGCAGAAGAAAATTCTGAGTGCAGAAGATATAAAACAAGCACTATTTAGAAGTGCAGGATATGGAGGAAGATGTTTGTGA